The bacterium DNA window TCAGCAAGAGCATCGGGACCGGGCAATCCAGTCGTGTATATCGGTTCGTCAACTGGTCGCGACGGAATTCATGGTGCATCTTTCGCCTCCGTTGAGCTAACCGAAAAATCCGAGGAAGACAGACCGGCAGTTCAAATAGGCGACCCATTCACAGAGAAGCTTCTCTTAGAGGCTACACAGGAGCTCGTTGAAAAAGGTCTGGTTCTGGGGATGCAGGACATGGGCGCGGCAGGCTTAACATCGTCGTCGGCGGAAATGGCAGCAAAAGGCGGAGTAGGGATTGAACTCGACCTCGATAAAGTTCCGCTGCGAGAAGAATGCATGACTCCATACGAAATAATGCTTTCCGAATCGCAGGAAAGAATGCTTCTCATAACAGAGAAGAATAAGCTTGATGAGATAAAGAGGATACTTGATAAATGGGGGCTTCATTATTCAGTCGTGGGAAGAGTTATTGAAGAGCCTGTATTACGAGTTTATTGGCGTGGAGAGATTGCGGCGGAAATACCTACATGGGCGCTTCTTGCTGGCGAAGGTGCGCCGATTTACGACCGCCCGCAAAAGAAACCAGATTGGCTCGAAACATTGCAAGCTCAGGACCCAATAGCCGAACTTCCCGAAATCGATGCCGGGGATTTGCTGCCAAAATTGCTTGGTATGCCTACCATTGCGTCCAAAAAGTGGGTTTACCGTCAGTACGACCACCAGGTAGGGATAAGAACGGTAATGCTTCCTGGTGATGGTGATGCAGCAGTAATGCGCATTATGGAGACGGGACAGTTCCTTTCTATAGCCATGGATGGCAATGGAGCCTACAGCTACCTCGACCCATACGCTGGCGGAGCTATAGCAGTTCTTGAAGCAGCAAGGAATGTAGCAGCAACAGGCGCAAAACCCATAGGAATAACCGACTGCCTTAATTTCGGCAACCCAACCAAGCCGGAGGTAATGTATCAATTCGCCAATGCAGTCTCGGGGATTGCTGACGCATGTCGGGAGCTTGGAATACCTGTTACAGGTGGGAATGTTAGCTTTTACAATGAATCGCCAAAAGGAGCAGTATTCCCAACGCCAGTAGTAGGAATGGTCGGCATAATTGAAGACGAAAGCTACATAACCACAATGAACCTTAAGGCACCCAGGCATGTTATCGCGGTTATAGGCAAAACAGATGCAGAAATAGGCGGAAGCCAGTTACAAAAAATCATGTTCGGAAGATATTTCGGAAAGGCACCAAAGCCCAAAATAGCTGAGAACAAAAATGCGATAGAGCTTTTGCTAATGCTAATCCATGAAGGCATAGTTTTGTCAGCTCACGATGTTTCAGATGGAGGAATTGGCGTTGCACTGGCGGAAATGGCAATAAAATCGGACGGTATAGGTATGGAACTAACTATTCCTGAAAATTTGGCTCCAGAAATATTCCTTTTTTCCGAGACTCAAGGGAGATTCATCGTCGAAATTGAAGAGAAAAACATCGGCGCATTACTTAAATTTGCGGAAAAATTCGGAATAAAATGTGAGGTGCTTGGAGCTACTACAGATGAGCCACTACTTAAAATTAATGACTGGGTTTTCGAGGTGGGTAGGCTTCGGGAAATATACGAGGGGACAATCCCGAGCATAATGAGTTAATTTTTAATGACTTAGTTTAGTTATTTAGCATAGGGGGTTGGGATGTCGCTCAAACCACCAAAGTATGTTAAAACAGTTCGTGACCTTATCTACTGGTATTATGCTGAACTTATAGCACGAGCAGCGGGTTTTAAGGACAATTACGGTTTCGTTGTCTCGCGGTGGAAGAAACTTAAATCAGGTCAGATGAAATGGTCGTCAACAATTCGTGATCATCAAAAGGAATGGGAGAAAGGCAAAGTCTGCGTTTACTGTGGCTCGCAAAAGAACCTCACACTTGACCACATTATTCCTGTATCGCGAGCTGGCGTCGACCCGAGGATAAAAGCTCTTCTCGAATCCACCGACAATATTGTCTGGGCGTGTAAGAAGTGCAATTCAAGCAAGCGTGACAAGGATGTATTCGAATGGTACGGCAAAGAAGGCATCGACAAAATACCGAAGCTCGTTCTATCTAAATTCCTGAAGCTCGTTTACAAAATTCACGAAACGCAGGGCACACTTGACCTTGAAGACCCAAACATGGACGGAGTTCTGGACATTTACGACCTCGGAGTCGTAATAACCGACCTACTGCGGAGAATCACGAAAACCAAAAAGCGGCAGAATAGTTAAAATGAAAAACGGGGCCGACCAGATTTGAACTGGCGCTCTCCGGCTTGACAGGCCGGCGTGTTTACCAGGCTACACCACGACCCCGTTATCAAGCTTAATGAATTTATCAAAATGGTATTTTTTGTCAAGGGAAAATGGCATCCACAAATTTTTTGAGCCCTTGCGATTTCCCGAATAAACCTTATTTTTAATCGTGTTCAAGGAGGGAAATATGGAAAGGATTTGGAATGAGATTCCGCAGATTGAGCTTATAGAGAACCAAGAGTTGCGCCAGAAAGTTAAGAAATGCTTTGAGGAAGCACTGAAACGAAGTTCCTTTGACGAGGAACAGGCACTAAATATACCATTCACGCTTTTAATACCCAACTGCCCAGTAACACTACTGCAACACACTGCAACAGTTACTGATATAGCAATAGCATCCGCAAAAGCAATGATTAAGCAATACCCTGAACTAAAGATAAACATGGACTATCTTATTGCGGGCGCCATTCTTCACGATGTAGGAAAACTTCTCGAATATGAATACAAAGGAGGCGAATACAAAAAAAGCGATTTTGGCAAATTTGTTCGTCATCCTATAAGCGGGGCAGCCTTAGCGCTTGAGCTTGGTCTTCCTAAGGAAGTTGCTCACATAATAGCGACACACTCGCACGAAGGCGACCGTGGCTACCGTTCACCTGAAGCTGTTATAGTAAACAAAGCTGACTTCATAGCTTTTGACACTCTTAGAAGTTTTCTTGGATTAACAAAATGAAAATTATAACAAAAAGTGCTTCCGAAACGATAGAACTTGGCAAGAATATAGCAAAACAGCTTGAGTCGGGTGACACAATTCTTTTGTTTGGTGAGCTTGGAAGCGGCAAAACCACAATAATAAAAGGAATATGCGAAGGCTTGGGAATTAAGATGGTTAAAAGTCCGTCATTTGTTATTATCAACATATATAACGGTTTGCATACTATATACCACATTGATTTATACAGAGTTGATAATCTTGATTTAGCCACTGCCTCCGAAATTGCAGAATATATTTTTGATGAGGATGCTATAAAAACCGTAGAATGGGCAGATAGACTTCCTTCAGAGTTAGTTCCGCCTGATTCTAAATATATATATATTGAATTTCTTTCGGAAAACGAACGAAAAATCACATTGAAAGGATTACAATGAACTGGATAGTAGTTAATGTTCAGCTTCACGAGAGAAGGGTTGCGATACTTGAGGATGGGAAATTGGTCGAGCTTCTTCTGGAACGCTCCGACCAGCGACGCATAGTAGGTAATATATATAAAGGTGTGGTCGAAAATATTGTTCCGGGTTTGCAGGCTGCATTCGTCGAAATAGGACTTCCGAAACGAGCATTCCTTCATGTCAGCGACATTTCGCGATTCAACCCGTTTAGTGACTCAGAAACTGAGGAGGGTAACGAAGAATTTGTTCAGCCCACACTAAAGCGAAACGGGACCTTAATTCAGAACATATTGAAACGAGGCCAAGAGATACTGGTTCAGATAGTTCGCGACCCTATAGGCACCAAGGGTCCACGATGCACGACGCAATTAACCCTCGCTGGACGATATATAGTTCTTATACCTGGCGCAAAGCATATAGGTATTTCACGACGCATCAACGACAGAGCCGAACGCGCAAGACTTAGAAGAGCCATTTCTGCGCTCAAACCACGCGACTGTGGAGTTATAGTTCGCACTATTGCCAAAGGCAGATCGGCGGAAGTTCTCAAACAAGACCTTGAGCAACTTATGGCAGCTTGGGAAAAAGTCAAACAGCGAGCTATAGCCATGCCGCCTGGTTCTCTTATATATCGAGATGCGGGGATGATACCAGCACTTATAAGGGATCAATTTTCACCAGATATAGAAAAATTTATTATTGACTCCAAAGATGAATATATAAAAGTTGTCAAATATGTTAAGCAAGTTGCACCCGAACTTGTGGACAGAATAGAATTGTATAAGGGAAAGGAACCTATATTCGACCATTACGGGATTGAGCCGCAGATAGACGCCATGATGAAACGCGAAGTTAGACTTCCCAGTGGAGGACAAATAGTTATAGATCAGACTGAGGCTCTTGTTGCCATTGATGTTAACACGGGAAAATTTGTAGGAAAAAAGCATTACGAGGATACATTGCTTAAAGTTAACCTTGAGGCGGCAGAGGAAATAGCACGCCAACTTCGTCTACGCGATCTTGGTGGATTGATAGTTATAGATTTTATTGACATGGAGAGTCCTGAAAATATATCAAAGGTGGAAAAAGCTTTCAAGCTTGCTATGAAAAGAGATCGAGCGCACAAAAAAATTCTGCCTATGAACGAATTTTGTATGCTTATATTAACACGAGAAAGGGTGCAACAATCGATAATATCAAGACTTACAGAAATATGCCCTACCTGTGAAGGCGTTGGAAGAATATACTCGCCAAGCACCATGGTTGCAAACATTGAACGCTGGCTAATGAGGGCAAAGGGCAAGGTGAGAAAGAAACTTTTGATATTGGTCCATCCATTGGTGGCAGAGGAATTGCTTTCAAATGGTAGACTAAACGACTTTAAGGACCAATATGGATTTTCCCTTACAGTTTTTGCGGACGAAACAGTTGAGCCCAACAAGTATAGAATATTTGATGCTGAAAGTGGTGATGAGGTAACCGAAACGGTATAAAATATATCGAATCAAAACCTTTCTGCGATTATCCCGGCTATTTGGAGAGCATTAGTGGCTGCTCCTTTTCGCAAATTGTCGGCTACTACAAATAAATGATATATATTTGGTTCATCAAGTTCTTGCCGAATTCTTCCTATATAAACTTTTCTCTTTCCACTTATGGCTACTGGAGTAGGATATGGTTCGATAATTTCAATCCCCTCTGAGCGCGATAAAGTATCTTTTACATCCTCCAAACTTGGTTCGGTTCCGAGCTCCACAAATACTGATTCACTGTGGGCATTTATAACTGGCACGCGAACAGCCGTAACATGTATATTCAAATCAGGCATATTAAGAATTTTCCTCGTTTCGTGAATAATTTTATATTCTTCCTTATACAAATCACCTTGGACTACATTGCCTATTTGCGGAACCACATTCGAAAAGTGTGCAGGTGGCACGAAATCAGCATATGGATGCTCTGAAACCAGCTCAACCAGCGACTTATTTTCTATCCAATCCCACATATCTTCCCATTCCTCTATAAAACTTGACAGTGCATCCCTCCCAGCACCCGATATCGCCTGATATGTTGTCACAAATACTCTTTTGATGCCAAACCTCATAAGTGGTGAGAGCGCAACCACAAGCTGAATGGTGGAGCAATTTGGGTTTGCTATAAGCATTGCATCTCCTATATCATCAGCATTCACCTCAGGAACTACAAGAGGAATTCCCGCATCGAGCCTAAATGCCGATGAGTTGTCTATAACCACAACTCCTTTATCAATAAATTTTTTCGCAAATTGTTTTGATACCTCTTCATCAGCACAGAAAAAAGCTATATCCACATTTTCTATATTCTCGCTTTTTAAAGAATTAATGCCAATCCTCTCGCCTCTAAAATTTATGAATTTACCTTCAGACAAACCCGAGGCATAAGGAATTATATCATCAACCTCAAAATTAAAACCACCCTTCTCCAATTCTTTAATTAGTACTTGTCCTACAAGTCCTGTTGCGCCTATCACAGCAATTTTTAAATTTTTTCTTGTCATCTTAATTTTATAATATATGGCATTAAATAGTAAATGTTTTCCTCAAATAACTTTCTGTTTGTTATTTGCGAAGAGATTAAAGACAAATCTTCTACCAATTCATCGTCCAATCCTATATATCGTAAATATTTTATCAATTTCGGCTTCTCATACTGATTGTAAAATTTCAAATTGTACTTTTTATCTATTTCAAGTTTTTTTGCCATGTCTCTTATTGCTACTTGCAAGCCTCCTATCTCGTCAACAAGGCCTATTTCCTTGGCCTTTGCACCGCTATATATTCTTCCTTGCGCCAATTTCTCAAGGGAATCAGGTGTCAATCTGCCACGCCCCCAAAGAACGCGTTCTTTGAATATTCTGTATACTTCTTCGAGATTCTGCCTAAATCTTTCACGCTGGTAAATGTCAAAAGTATCGCTATACGACCAGAAATCAGCGTTTGGTGAAAGATATATGCTGTTAACATTAAGACCTATTTTGTCCAACAATCCACGGATGGAAAATTTTCCGCCTATGACACCTATTGAGCCAGTTAATGTTAATCTGTCAGCGTATATTTTTGATGCGGCAGAAGGTATATAATATCCACCACTGCCGGCTAAGGAACCCATGGATGCCCATACAGGCTTCTTTTCTCTCGCTCGTTTTATAGCTTGCCATATCATTTCTGAAGCGAACGCTGAGCCGCCGGGGGAATTAACTCTCAAAATTATACCCTTTACATTTTTA harbors:
- the purL gene encoding phosphoribosylformylglycinamidine synthase subunit PurL — translated: MRDDSMRELAKKLGLTDEEYDRIVKILGREPNYTEVGIFSVMWSEHCCYKSSLIHLRRFPKEGERVLAEPGKENAGVLKLNDEWAVAFKVESHNHPSAIEPFQGAATGVGGILRDIFCMGAYPIASFDSLRFGELSDPIAKHLFDGVVRGIAFYGNCFGVPTVGGEIYFDDCYLGNPLVNVMAVGIVRIKNLVSARASGPGNPVVYIGSSTGRDGIHGASFASVELTEKSEEDRPAVQIGDPFTEKLLLEATQELVEKGLVLGMQDMGAAGLTSSSAEMAAKGGVGIELDLDKVPLREECMTPYEIMLSESQERMLLITEKNKLDEIKRILDKWGLHYSVVGRVIEEPVLRVYWRGEIAAEIPTWALLAGEGAPIYDRPQKKPDWLETLQAQDPIAELPEIDAGDLLPKLLGMPTIASKKWVYRQYDHQVGIRTVMLPGDGDAAVMRIMETGQFLSIAMDGNGAYSYLDPYAGGAIAVLEAARNVAATGAKPIGITDCLNFGNPTKPEVMYQFANAVSGIADACRELGIPVTGGNVSFYNESPKGAVFPTPVVGMVGIIEDESYITTMNLKAPRHVIAVIGKTDAEIGGSQLQKIMFGRYFGKAPKPKIAENKNAIELLLMLIHEGIVLSAHDVSDGGIGVALAEMAIKSDGIGMELTIPENLAPEIFLFSETQGRFIVEIEEKNIGALLKFAEKFGIKCEVLGATTDEPLLKINDWVFEVGRLREIYEGTIPSIMS
- a CDS encoding HNH endonuclease translates to MSLKPPKYVKTVRDLIYWYYAELIARAAGFKDNYGFVVSRWKKLKSGQMKWSSTIRDHQKEWEKGKVCVYCGSQKNLTLDHIIPVSRAGVDPRIKALLESTDNIVWACKKCNSSKRDKDVFEWYGKEGIDKIPKLVLSKFLKLVYKIHETQGTLDLEDPNMDGVLDIYDLGVVITDLLRRITKTKKRQNS
- a CDS encoding HDIG domain-containing protein, encoding MERIWNEIPQIELIENQELRQKVKKCFEEALKRSSFDEEQALNIPFTLLIPNCPVTLLQHTATVTDIAIASAKAMIKQYPELKINMDYLIAGAILHDVGKLLEYEYKGGEYKKSDFGKFVRHPISGAALALELGLPKEVAHIIATHSHEGDRGYRSPEAVIVNKADFIAFDTLRSFLGLTK
- the tsaE gene encoding tRNA (adenosine(37)-N6)-threonylcarbamoyltransferase complex ATPase subunit type 1 TsaE, which produces MKIITKSASETIELGKNIAKQLESGDTILLFGELGSGKTTIIKGICEGLGIKMVKSPSFVIINIYNGLHTIYHIDLYRVDNLDLATASEIAEYIFDEDAIKTVEWADRLPSELVPPDSKYIYIEFLSENERKITLKGLQ
- a CDS encoding Rne/Rng family ribonuclease, with translation MNWIVVNVQLHERRVAILEDGKLVELLLERSDQRRIVGNIYKGVVENIVPGLQAAFVEIGLPKRAFLHVSDISRFNPFSDSETEEGNEEFVQPTLKRNGTLIQNILKRGQEILVQIVRDPIGTKGPRCTTQLTLAGRYIVLIPGAKHIGISRRINDRAERARLRRAISALKPRDCGVIVRTIAKGRSAEVLKQDLEQLMAAWEKVKQRAIAMPPGSLIYRDAGMIPALIRDQFSPDIEKFIIDSKDEYIKVVKYVKQVAPELVDRIELYKGKEPIFDHYGIEPQIDAMMKREVRLPSGGQIVIDQTEALVAIDVNTGKFVGKKHYEDTLLKVNLEAAEEIARQLRLRDLGGLIVIDFIDMESPENISKVEKAFKLAMKRDRAHKKILPMNEFCMLILTRERVQQSIISRLTEICPTCEGVGRIYSPSTMVANIERWLMRAKGKVRKKLLILVHPLVAEELLSNGRLNDFKDQYGFSLTVFADETVEPNKYRIFDAESGDEVTETV
- a CDS encoding aspartate-semialdehyde dehydrogenase, which codes for MTRKNLKIAVIGATGLVGQVLIKELEKGGFNFEVDDIIPYASGLSEGKFINFRGERIGINSLKSENIENVDIAFFCADEEVSKQFAKKFIDKGVVVIDNSSAFRLDAGIPLVVPEVNADDIGDAMLIANPNCSTIQLVVALSPLMRFGIKRVFVTTYQAISGAGRDALSSFIEEWEDMWDWIENKSLVELVSEHPYADFVPPAHFSNVVPQIGNVVQGDLYKEEYKIIHETRKILNMPDLNIHVTAVRVPVINAHSESVFVELGTEPSLEDVKDTLSRSEGIEIIEPYPTPVAISGKRKVYIGRIRQELDEPNIYHLFVVADNLRKGAATNALQIAGIIAERF